The Sagittula sp. P11 genome window below encodes:
- the rsmH gene encoding 16S rRNA (cytosine(1402)-N(4))-methyltransferase RsmH, producing the protein MAAAERIQGEAPHVPVLLASLLREVAPVSGVWIDGTFGAGGYARGLVEAGAERVIGIDRDPLAHEMAAGWLGDWPAISLVRENFCNMDKVAESVDGVVLDLGVSSMQLDLAERGFSFMRDGPLDMRMGQAGPTAADLVNDLPESELADVLYVYGEERQSRRIARRIVEHRPFSTTLELAGLIERTIGRTKPGQAHAATRSFQALRIAVNAEYEALWQGLMAAERVLKPGGMLAVVTFHSVEDRMVKRFLQLHGEKKRHVNRYATETPEAEAPFEIVTRKAVGPDADELTANPRARSAKLRVARRTDLPAEAVEADEIAMPMLKGATSKGKN; encoded by the coding sequence ATGGCGGCCGCGGAGCGCATCCAGGGGGAGGCACCGCACGTTCCCGTCCTGCTGGCATCGCTGCTGCGAGAGGTCGCGCCGGTCAGCGGTGTCTGGATCGACGGGACCTTTGGCGCGGGCGGTTATGCGCGCGGTCTGGTGGAGGCCGGGGCGGAACGTGTCATCGGCATCGATCGCGATCCGCTGGCACATGAGATGGCCGCAGGGTGGCTGGGCGACTGGCCGGCCATCTCCCTTGTTCGGGAAAATTTCTGCAATATGGACAAGGTGGCCGAGAGCGTCGATGGTGTCGTGCTGGATCTTGGCGTGTCCTCAATGCAGCTCGACCTGGCCGAGCGTGGCTTCTCCTTCATGCGGGACGGGCCGCTCGACATGCGGATGGGGCAGGCGGGGCCGACCGCGGCCGATCTTGTAAACGACTTGCCCGAGAGTGAGCTGGCGGACGTTCTTTATGTATACGGTGAAGAGCGGCAGTCGCGCCGGATTGCACGCCGGATCGTGGAGCATCGCCCGTTCTCGACGACGCTGGAGCTGGCCGGGCTGATCGAACGCACGATCGGACGCACCAAGCCGGGGCAGGCCCATGCGGCCACCCGCAGCTTTCAGGCGCTGAGGATCGCGGTGAACGCCGAGTACGAGGCGCTGTGGCAGGGGCTGATGGCGGCGGAGCGGGTTCTGAAGCCCGGCGGCATGCTGGCGGTCGTCACCTTCCATTCGGTCGAGGACCGCATGGTGAAGCGCTTCCTGCAACTGCACGGCGAGAAGAAGCGCCACGTCAACCGTTATGCCACCGAGACGCCCGAGGCCGAGGCGCCGTTCGAGATCGTCACCCGCAAGGCCGTCGGGCCGGACGCGGACGAATTGACGGCGAACCCGCGTGCCCGCTCGGCCAAGCTCAGGGTGGCGCGCCGCACCGACCTGCCCGCCGAGGCTGTCGAGGCGGACGAGATTGCCATGCCCATGCTCAAGGGCGCGACTTCCAAGGGGAAAAACTGA
- a CDS encoding AEC family transporter, which yields MFALLSVILPVFLVIAAGYLAAWKGGFGDTAVDGLMKYTQQYAIPCLLFRALWTLDLGPEIDPLILVSFYTGSVTCFTVGLLAARFIFRRDWEDCVAIGFCCLFANSVMLGLPITERAFGTDALAANYLIIALHSPICYGIGITAMEIVRARSAGTPNSKLPAMVVRAMFRNALVIGIVLGLFANLASLQLPAVITDALDMMIRSALPAALFGMGGVMFRYRPQGDFRVIAMICAVSLVLHPAITWTMGTLTGISTGAFRSAVLTAAMAPGINTYVFANMYGRARRVAASGVLFATLLSVLTAAVWLALLP from the coding sequence ATGTTCGCCCTTCTCAGCGTCATCCTGCCTGTCTTCCTCGTCATCGCCGCGGGCTATCTCGCCGCGTGGAAGGGCGGGTTCGGCGACACCGCCGTCGACGGGCTGATGAAGTACACCCAGCAATACGCCATCCCCTGCCTGCTGTTCCGCGCGCTCTGGACGCTGGACCTCGGGCCCGAGATCGACCCCCTCATCCTCGTCTCCTTCTACACCGGCTCGGTGACCTGCTTCACCGTGGGCCTGCTCGCCGCACGCTTCATCTTCCGCCGCGACTGGGAAGACTGCGTGGCCATCGGCTTCTGCTGCCTCTTCGCCAACTCCGTCATGCTGGGCCTGCCGATCACCGAGCGCGCCTTCGGCACCGATGCGCTGGCCGCCAACTACCTCATCATCGCGCTGCACTCGCCGATCTGCTACGGCATCGGCATCACCGCGATGGAGATCGTGCGCGCCCGCAGCGCCGGCACACCGAACTCGAAACTGCCCGCGATGGTGGTGCGCGCGATGTTCCGCAACGCGCTGGTCATCGGCATCGTGCTCGGGCTCTTCGCCAATCTCGCCAGCCTGCAACTCCCCGCGGTCATCACCGATGCGCTCGACATGATGATCCGCTCGGCGCTGCCCGCCGCGCTCTTCGGCATGGGCGGGGTGATGTTCCGCTACAGGCCGCAGGGCGACTTCCGGGTGATCGCGATGATCTGCGCCGTCTCGCTGGTGCTGCACCCGGCGATCACCTGGACGATGGGCACGCTGACCGGCATCTCCACCGGCGCCTTCCGCTCTGCGGTGCTGACCGCGGCCATGGCGCCGGGCATCAACACCTACGTCTTCGCCAACATGTACGGCCGCGCCCGCCGGGTCGCGGCCTCGGGCGTGCTCTTCGCCACCCTGCTTTCGGTGCTGACCGCCGCCGTCTGGCTGGCACTTCTGCCCTGA
- a CDS encoding penicillin-binding protein 2 → MTRVPLRPLARILEARRKGENPDAIEKENRRIRHEAMRDRMRLRAEGRLLVLAMMFFCAYAVIGARMGMLSASEPEEPRAQASGASIIASRADIVDRHGRILATNMSTHSLYAHPNQMIDPERAALRLAEIFPDLDGEKMAKRFMDPKRKFLWVKKKLSPEQMQAVHDIGEPGLLFGPREMRLYPNGALASHVLGGASFGAEGVHSAEVIGTAGIEKFFDKELRDPGREGVPLTLSIDLTVQAAAEEVLDAGMKLMNARGAASVLMDVHTGEVLSIVSLPDFDPNDRPRPPTQGRPSDSPLFNRAVQGVYELGSTFKIFAAAQAMQLGLVTAQSVIDTAPPFKVGGHRIGEFDNHNYGKLTVEKIIVKSSNRGTGKLALAIGPTRQQEFLKAMGLFDATPLEIVEASGGKPLWPSRWTDLSAVTISYGHGISTTPLHLAAGYAAIANGGHIVKPTLLKQSGPRYQDVILRKDVAQDALHMLRQVVASEDGTASFAEVPGYHVGGKTGSAEKPKENGGGYYKDKNINTFASIFPANDPKYVLVVTLDEPVETSGSKPRRTAGWTAVPVAAEMIGRIAPLLGLRPDYETGQLDVSMSASD, encoded by the coding sequence ATGACACGCGTGCCGCTGCGCCCGTTGGCGCGCATTCTCGAAGCCCGCCGCAAGGGCGAGAACCCCGACGCCATCGAGAAGGAAAACCGCCGCATCCGCCACGAGGCGATGCGCGACAGGATGCGCCTGCGGGCCGAGGGCCGCCTTCTGGTGCTGGCGATGATGTTCTTCTGCGCCTACGCCGTGATCGGGGCGCGCATGGGCATGTTGTCGGCGTCGGAGCCGGAAGAGCCGCGGGCCCAGGCGTCGGGGGCGTCGATCATCGCGAGCCGCGCCGACATCGTGGACCGTCACGGCCGCATCCTCGCGACGAACATGTCGACGCATTCGCTGTACGCCCATCCCAACCAGATGATCGACCCGGAGCGGGCGGCGCTGCGGCTGGCCGAGATCTTCCCCGATCTCGACGGCGAGAAAATGGCCAAGCGGTTCATGGACCCCAAGCGCAAGTTCCTGTGGGTGAAGAAGAAACTGAGCCCGGAGCAGATGCAGGCGGTGCATGATATCGGCGAGCCCGGTCTTCTGTTCGGCCCGCGCGAGATGCGGCTTTACCCCAATGGCGCGTTGGCCTCGCACGTTCTGGGCGGCGCCTCCTTCGGGGCCGAAGGCGTGCATTCCGCCGAGGTGATCGGCACGGCGGGGATCGAGAAGTTCTTTGACAAGGAGCTGCGCGACCCGGGCCGCGAGGGCGTGCCGCTGACGCTGTCCATCGACCTGACTGTGCAGGCGGCGGCCGAGGAAGTGCTGGACGCCGGCATGAAGCTGATGAACGCCAGGGGCGCGGCATCGGTGCTGATGGACGTGCACACCGGCGAGGTTCTGTCGATCGTGTCGCTGCCGGACTTCGATCCGAACGACCGTCCGCGCCCGCCGACCCAGGGGCGCCCGTCCGACTCGCCGCTGTTCAACCGCGCGGTGCAGGGGGTGTACGAGCTGGGCTCCACCTTCAAGATCTTCGCGGCGGCGCAGGCCATGCAGCTTGGGCTCGTCACCGCGCAGTCGGTGATCGACACCGCGCCTCCCTTCAAGGTCGGCGGCCACCGGATCGGCGAGTTCGACAACCACAACTACGGGAAGCTGACGGTCGAGAAGATCATCGTGAAGTCGTCGAACCGCGGCACGGGCAAGCTGGCACTGGCCATCGGCCCGACCCGCCAGCAGGAGTTCCTGAAGGCCATGGGCTTGTTCGATGCCACGCCGCTGGAGATCGTAGAGGCCTCCGGGGGCAAGCCGCTCTGGCCGTCGCGCTGGACCGACCTGTCGGCGGTGACGATTTCCTACGGTCACGGGATTTCCACGACGCCGCTGCACCTTGCGGCCGGATATGCGGCCATCGCCAACGGCGGGCACATCGTGAAGCCGACGCTGCTGAAGCAGTCCGGCCCGCGCTACCAGGACGTGATCCTGAGGAAGGACGTGGCGCAGGACGCGCTGCACATGCTGCGGCAGGTCGTGGCAAGCGAGGACGGCACGGCCTCCTTCGCGGAGGTGCCCGGATACCACGTCGGCGGCAAGACCGGCTCGGCGGAGAAGCCCAAGGAAAACGGTGGCGGCTACTACAAGGACAAGAACATCAACACCTTCGCGTCGATCTTTCCGGCCAACGATCCGAAGTACGTGCTGGTCGTGACGCTGGACGAGCCGGTGGAGACCTCCGGGTCGAAGCCGCGCCGCACCGCGGGCTGGACGGCAGTGCCGGTCGCGGCCGAGATGATCGGCAGGATTGCGCCGCTGTTGGGCTTGCGTCCGGACTACGAAACGGGGCAATTGGACGTCAGCATGAGTGCCTCGGACTAG
- a CDS encoding TatD family hydrolase: MTTPRITDSHCHLDFPDFADSRPDVIARALDAGVHRMVTICTKLANEPAVRAIAEDNDAVFYAAGVHPMNAADHPPVTTGMLVDMAKHPKFVGIGETGLDYHYTAESAEIQKRSLRTHIEAAQETGLPLIIHARAADDDMARILTEGYRAAPYTCVMHCFSSSAELAKAALDLDFYLSMSGIAAFPKSQELRDIFAAAPLDRILVETDSPYLAPPPYRGKRNEPGYVVHTAEKGAEVFGLSYEEFAARTEANFDRLFAKAAAWQREPAREARA, translated from the coding sequence ATGACGACGCCCCGCATCACCGACAGCCATTGCCACCTCGATTTCCCGGACTTCGCGGACAGCCGGCCCGACGTCATCGCCCGCGCGCTGGACGCCGGCGTGCACCGGATGGTCACGATCTGCACGAAGCTCGCGAACGAACCCGCGGTCCGCGCCATCGCCGAGGACAACGACGCCGTGTTCTACGCGGCGGGCGTCCATCCCATGAACGCCGCCGACCACCCGCCCGTCACCACCGGGATGCTGGTGGACATGGCGAAGCACCCGAAGTTCGTGGGCATCGGCGAAACCGGCCTCGACTACCATTACACGGCCGAAAGCGCCGAGATCCAGAAACGGAGCCTGCGCACCCATATCGAAGCGGCGCAGGAAACCGGCCTGCCGCTGATCATCCACGCGCGCGCCGCCGACGACGACATGGCCCGCATCCTGACCGAAGGCTACCGCGCCGCTCCTTATACCTGCGTGATGCACTGCTTCTCGTCCTCCGCCGAGCTGGCAAAGGCCGCACTCGACCTCGACTTCTACCTCTCGATGTCCGGGATCGCCGCCTTCCCCAAAAGCCAGGAGCTGCGCGACATCTTCGCCGCGGCCCCGCTCGACCGCATCCTCGTGGAAACCGACAGCCCCTACCTCGCGCCGCCGCCCTACCGCGGCAAGCGCAACGAACCGGGCTACGTCGTGCACACCGCCGAAAAGGGCGCCGAGGTCTTCGGCCTCTCCTACGAGGAGTTCGCGGCCCGGACAGAGGCCAACTTCGACCGCCTCTTCGCCAAGGCCGCGGCGTGGCAGCGCGAACCGGCCCGGGAGGCGCGTGCATGA
- a CDS encoding UDP-N-acetylmuramoyl-L-alanyl-D-glutamate--2,6-diaminopimelate ligase, with protein MSSDGTVVKSLRDLGLTARGGRDVKVTGLAVDSRDVREGYLFAALPGTRVHGAEFIQYALRMGAGAVLTDAAGAKIAADVLGGADAALIVAEDPRQALAYTSALWFGAQPETMVAVTGTNGKTSVATFTRQIWQELGLRAVNVGTTGVEGDWSAPLKHTTPEPITLHRMLAGAAEAGVTHAAMEASSHGLSQRRLDGVQLMAAGFTNFTQDHLDYHTSFEDYFAAKAGLFARVLPEDGVAVINIDDPRGVDMVAIARARGQEVLTVGREAADICLEAQRFDATGQEIRLSFEGEVRQERLGLIGGFQAENVLLAAGLVIACGGDPDDVFDVLPLLGTVRGRMQLAAMRDNGAAVFVDYAHTPDAVATAIQALRPHVMGRLVAIVGAGGDRDTGKRPLMGQAAAEFADSVIVTDDNPRSEDPASIRAMVMEGAPEALEVGDRAEAILRGVDALGPGDALLICGKGHETGQIVGDTVYPFDDAEQASVAVSALDGKGL; from the coding sequence ATGTCGTCTGACGGGACAGTGGTGAAAAGCCTTCGGGACCTTGGCCTGACGGCCCGGGGCGGGCGTGACGTGAAGGTCACCGGCCTCGCGGTCGACAGCCGCGATGTGCGGGAGGGCTACCTGTTCGCTGCCCTGCCGGGCACGCGCGTCCACGGGGCCGAATTCATCCAGTACGCGCTGCGGATGGGCGCGGGGGCGGTGCTGACCGATGCGGCCGGGGCGAAGATCGCCGCGGATGTGCTGGGTGGGGCCGACGCGGCGCTGATCGTGGCCGAAGATCCGCGGCAGGCGCTGGCCTATACATCCGCCCTGTGGTTCGGCGCGCAGCCGGAGACCATGGTGGCGGTTACCGGAACAAACGGAAAGACTTCGGTGGCGACCTTCACGCGGCAGATCTGGCAGGAGCTGGGTCTGCGCGCGGTCAATGTCGGCACCACGGGCGTCGAGGGAGACTGGAGCGCACCGCTGAAGCACACCACGCCGGAGCCGATCACCCTGCATCGGATGCTGGCCGGCGCGGCAGAGGCGGGCGTGACCCACGCCGCGATGGAGGCCTCGTCCCACGGTCTGTCGCAGCGGCGGCTCGACGGGGTGCAACTCATGGCGGCGGGGTTCACGAACTTCACGCAGGATCACCTCGACTATCACACGAGCTTCGAGGACTACTTTGCCGCGAAGGCGGGGCTTTTCGCCCGCGTCCTGCCGGAGGATGGAGTGGCCGTCATCAACATCGACGACCCGCGCGGCGTCGACATGGTGGCGATTGCCCGGGCGCGCGGGCAGGAGGTTCTTACCGTCGGTCGCGAAGCCGCGGACATCTGCCTCGAGGCGCAGCGCTTTGACGCCACGGGGCAGGAGATCCGGCTGAGCTTTGAAGGCGAGGTTCGGCAGGAGCGGCTTGGCCTGATCGGCGGCTTCCAGGCGGAGAACGTGCTCTTGGCAGCGGGTCTGGTCATCGCCTGCGGCGGCGACCCGGACGACGTGTTCGACGTGCTGCCGCTGCTGGGGACGGTGCGCGGACGGATGCAACTGGCGGCGATGCGCGACAACGGCGCGGCGGTCTTTGTCGATTACGCCCACACGCCCGATGCGGTGGCGACGGCGATCCAGGCGCTGCGCCCGCACGTCATGGGTCGCCTCGTGGCCATCGTCGGCGCGGGCGGCGACCGCGACACGGGCAAGCGGCCCCTGATGGGGCAGGCCGCGGCCGAGTTCGCCGACAGCGTGATCGTGACCGACGACAACCCGCGCTCCGAAGACCCGGCATCGATCCGCGCCATGGTCATGGAGGGCGCGCCGGAGGCGCTGGAAGTGGGCGACCGGGCAGAGGCGATCCTGCGCGGCGTCGATGCCTTGGGACCGGGCGACGCGCTGCTGATCTGCGGCAAGGGGCACGAGACCGGCCAGATCGTAGGCGACACGGTCTATCCCTTCGACGACGCGGAACAGGCCAGCGTTGCGGTGTCGGCGCTGGACGGAAAGGGGCTCTGA
- a CDS encoding MBL fold metallo-hydrolase, with translation MSATLRFTILGCGSSGGVPRLGGHWGDCDPANPRNRRRRCSLLVERTTPDGTTCVLIDTSPDMREQLLDARVGHLDAVAWTHAHADHTHGLDDLRQIVFNTRKRLDVWADGDTQNDLIARFGYAFVQPEGSPYPPILNLHTIDGAFTIEGAGGAITLTPFKVNHGSIDALGFRIGDLAYLPDVIRIPEDAWPHLENLDCWILDALRRTPHPTHAHLDLALEWIARAAPKRAVLTNMHIDLDHDTVADETPAHITPAHDGMTISYAV, from the coding sequence ATGAGCGCGACGCTGCGCTTCACCATCCTCGGCTGCGGATCGTCGGGCGGCGTGCCGCGCCTCGGCGGGCACTGGGGCGACTGCGACCCGGCCAACCCGCGCAACCGCCGCCGCCGCTGTTCGCTGCTGGTGGAACGGACCACGCCCGACGGCACCACCTGCGTGCTGATCGACACCAGCCCCGACATGCGCGAACAGCTTCTCGACGCCCGCGTGGGCCACCTCGACGCCGTGGCATGGACCCACGCGCACGCCGACCATACCCACGGGCTCGACGACCTGCGCCAGATCGTCTTCAACACCCGCAAGCGCCTCGACGTCTGGGCCGACGGCGACACCCAGAACGACCTGATCGCGCGCTTCGGTTACGCCTTCGTCCAGCCCGAAGGCTCGCCCTACCCGCCGATCCTCAATCTGCACACCATCGACGGCGCCTTCACCATCGAGGGCGCGGGCGGCGCCATCACCCTGACCCCCTTCAAGGTCAACCACGGCAGCATCGACGCGCTGGGGTTCCGCATCGGCGACCTCGCCTACCTGCCGGACGTGATCCGCATCCCCGAGGACGCCTGGCCGCATCTCGAGAACCTCGACTGCTGGATCCTCGACGCCCTGCGCCGCACGCCGCATCCCACGCACGCCCATCTCGACCTCGCGCTCGAATGGATCGCGCGGGCCGCGCCGAAGCGCGCCGTCCTGACCAACATGCACATCGACCTCGACCACGACACCGTGGCCGACGAGACGCCCGCGCACATCACACCGGCGCACGACGGCATGACCATCAGCTATGCCGTCTGA
- a CDS encoding cell division protein FtsL — protein sequence MRTLLFILSALAVIGSGYWAYRENYQTQDELDHVAGLRREIGAARERLSILRAEWAYLNRPDRLRDLAEMNFDKLQLLALRPDQFGLIVQVAYPLPPELTLDGVEEVTTRGATNP from the coding sequence ATGCGGACGCTGTTGTTCATCCTTTCGGCGCTGGCGGTGATCGGCTCGGGCTACTGGGCCTACCGCGAGAACTACCAGACGCAGGACGAACTGGACCATGTCGCGGGACTGCGCCGCGAGATCGGCGCCGCGCGCGAACGGCTGTCGATCCTGCGGGCGGAGTGGGCCTATCTCAACCGCCCCGACCGTCTGCGCGACCTTGCCGAAATGAACTTCGACAAGCTGCAGCTTCTGGCCCTGCGCCCCGACCAGTTCGGGCTGATCGTGCAGGTGGCCTATCCGCTGCCGCCGGAGCTGACCCTGGACGGGGTCGAGGAAGTCACCACGAGGGGAGCGACCAACCCATGA
- a CDS encoding thiamine diphosphokinase produces the protein MKTKIVESSGPVVLVGGGECHDDALAVALSGNNPVVAADGGAERVLRLGHMPEAVFGDMDSLSGDIQTQLAPGVLRPITEQDSTDFDKCLRHIEAPLVLGYGFLGARLDHQLAAINVLVRRPDRRCVLVGPEDVVCLCPPDLTLDLGPGERVSLFPMAEAGGLSEGLRWPLEGLHFRPGGAVGTSNEAVGPVRLTFATPSMLLILSVAHLNALVSGLERAPRWPARA, from the coding sequence ATGAAGACTAAAATTGTTGAAAGTTCCGGGCCAGTCGTGCTGGTGGGCGGTGGAGAGTGCCATGATGACGCTCTGGCGGTTGCACTTTCCGGCAACAATCCGGTCGTGGCCGCGGACGGTGGTGCCGAACGCGTGCTGCGTCTGGGCCATATGCCGGAGGCGGTCTTCGGCGACATGGACTCCCTTTCAGGCGACATCCAGACCCAGCTTGCACCGGGTGTGCTGCGTCCGATCACGGAACAGGACAGCACCGATTTCGACAAGTGCCTGCGCCATATCGAGGCGCCGCTGGTGCTGGGCTACGGGTTTCTGGGCGCGCGGCTGGACCATCAGCTTGCGGCGATCAACGTGCTGGTGCGGCGGCCGGACCGGCGGTGCGTGCTGGTCGGGCCGGAGGACGTGGTCTGCCTGTGCCCGCCGGACCTGACGCTGGACCTCGGGCCGGGGGAGCGCGTGTCGCTGTTCCCGATGGCAGAAGCGGGCGGGCTGTCCGAGGGGCTGCGCTGGCCGCTGGAGGGGCTGCACTTTCGCCCCGGCGGGGCCGTGGGCACCTCGAACGAGGCGGTGGGTCCGGTGCGCCTGACCTTCGCCACCCCGTCGATGCTGCTTATCCTGTCGGTGGCGCACCTGAATGCACTGGTTTCGGGGCTGGAGCGCGCGCCGCGGTGGCCCGCTCGCGCATGA
- a CDS encoding DMT family transporter gives MARRNTTLGIFFMLVFCAFAPVMDASAKATPVEVPVTQILAFRFGIQVLLLYPLVMALSLPSRTTGREVVFHLARAATLTLATYCFFTALRYMPVADAIAIFFVSPFIVTLLGALFLKEPIGWRRSLASLVGFGGALLVIRPSFADLGVVALLPLATALMFAIYMLLTRAMSQRAHPLVLQAHTALAASLMTIPPMLLLDGTGLTYFDPVWPSPYAWMTLIAVGTVATISHVFLTFALRLIPAGTVASLQYFEIVGATIVGFLIFGDFPTPLTFLGIAIIIASGLYNIARESRLSEIPERAAPPPP, from the coding sequence ATGGCCCGCAGGAACACCACGCTCGGCATCTTCTTCATGCTGGTCTTCTGCGCCTTCGCGCCGGTCATGGATGCCTCGGCCAAGGCCACCCCGGTCGAGGTCCCCGTCACCCAGATCCTCGCCTTCCGCTTCGGCATTCAGGTGCTGCTGCTCTACCCGCTGGTGATGGCGCTTTCGCTGCCCTCCCGCACCACCGGCCGGGAAGTCGTCTTCCACCTCGCCCGCGCCGCCACGCTGACGCTGGCGACCTACTGCTTCTTCACCGCGCTGCGCTACATGCCGGTGGCCGACGCCATCGCGATCTTCTTCGTCTCTCCCTTCATCGTGACGCTGCTGGGCGCGCTCTTCCTGAAAGAGCCGATCGGCTGGCGCCGCAGCCTGGCCAGCCTCGTGGGCTTCGGCGGCGCGCTGCTGGTCATCCGGCCCAGCTTTGCCGACCTGGGCGTCGTGGCGCTCTTGCCGCTCGCCACCGCGCTGATGTTCGCGATCTACATGCTGCTGACCCGGGCCATGTCGCAGCGTGCGCACCCGCTGGTGCTGCAGGCCCACACCGCGCTCGCGGCCAGCCTGATGACCATCCCGCCCATGCTGCTGCTCGACGGCACGGGCCTCACGTATTTCGACCCGGTCTGGCCCAGCCCCTACGCCTGGATGACCCTCATCGCGGTCGGCACCGTCGCCACGATCTCCCACGTCTTCCTGACCTTTGCGCTGCGGCTGATCCCGGCGGGGACCGTCGCCTCGCTGCAGTATTTCGAGATCGTCGGCGCCACCATCGTCGGCTTCCTGATATTCGGAGACTTCCCGACCCCGCTCACCTTCCTCGGGATCGCGATCATCATCGCCTCCGGGCTTTACAACATCGCGCGCGAAAGCCGCCTGTCGGAGATCCCCGAACGCGCCGCCCCCCCGCCGCCGTAG
- the mraZ gene encoding division/cell wall cluster transcriptional repressor MraZ, whose translation MGRRLRFRGESRHKVDTKGRVSIPASFRRVLEQGDPEWTEGLNPNFVIVYGDHRRKYLECYTIQEMEAVEDKISAMTRGSRDRKLLERLYSTQSMTTSVDETGRIVLPAKLRAKIGISDEAYFASNVDTFQIWEPATYEAEELAQTENYLDELPDDFDPAQLLDGAGL comes from the coding sequence GTGGGCCGCAGGCTGAGGTTCAGAGGCGAGAGTCGACACAAGGTCGATACGAAGGGGCGGGTCTCGATACCGGCCTCGTTTCGCCGTGTCCTCGAGCAGGGCGACCCCGAATGGACCGAGGGCCTGAACCCGAACTTCGTCATCGTCTACGGCGACCACCGCCGCAAGTACCTGGAATGTTACACCATTCAGGAGATGGAGGCGGTCGAGGACAAGATCTCGGCGATGACGCGCGGTTCGCGGGACCGCAAGCTCTTGGAGCGGCTCTATTCCACCCAGTCCATGACCACCAGTGTCGACGAGACCGGACGCATCGTGCTGCCCGCCAAGCTGCGTGCCAAGATCGGCATCAGCGACGAGGCCTACTTTGCCTCCAACGTCGATACCTTCCAGATCTGGGAGCCCGCCACCTACGAGGCGGAGGAACTGGCGCAGACCGAGAACTACCTCGACGAGCTGCCGGACGATTTCGACCCGGCGCAATTGCTGGACGGGGCGGGGCTGTAA
- a CDS encoding DMT family transporter — protein MSSDRPLLGIGLMLAFCLLAPFGDALAKLLGPHLSVGQITTLRFAAQAIVLVPLSIALRRSWRMSAATFGLLFLRTLMHIAGIALVVTSLLYLPLADAIAIAYVMPFIALLLGHLFLGETVGPHRLAACVAGFGGTLLVLQPAFADVGAPALIPLGVALVFSIYMLLSRQLGSRLDPIAQQAAAAPIALAILIPLMALTPESMTQTSWIDPTPQLWGLIALMGLVGSTAHLTMSWALKYAPASTLAPMQYLEIPFAAFVGYLIWGDLLGPLATLGVAITIASGLYVVMRERATAARAPAPKPVHSGAPPTG, from the coding sequence ATGTCCAGTGATCGCCCCCTTCTCGGCATCGGTCTGATGCTCGCCTTCTGCCTGCTCGCCCCCTTCGGCGACGCGCTTGCCAAGCTTCTCGGCCCGCACTTGTCGGTCGGCCAGATCACCACCCTGCGCTTCGCCGCGCAGGCCATCGTGCTGGTCCCCCTGTCGATCGCTCTGCGCCGGTCATGGCGGATGAGCGCGGCGACCTTCGGCCTCCTCTTCCTGCGCACGCTGATGCACATCGCCGGGATCGCGCTGGTGGTGACCTCTCTCCTGTACCTGCCGCTCGCCGACGCCATCGCCATCGCCTACGTGATGCCCTTCATCGCCCTGCTGCTGGGTCACCTGTTCCTGGGGGAAACCGTCGGCCCGCACCGGCTGGCCGCCTGCGTCGCGGGCTTCGGCGGCACCCTCCTCGTCCTGCAGCCCGCCTTCGCCGACGTGGGCGCGCCCGCGCTGATCCCGCTGGGCGTGGCGCTCGTCTTCTCGATCTACATGCTGCTCAGCCGCCAGCTCGGCAGCCGCCTCGACCCGATCGCGCAGCAGGCGGCGGCGGCGCCCATCGCGCTGGCCATCCTGATCCCGCTCATGGCGCTCACCCCCGAAAGCATGACGCAGACCAGCTGGATCGATCCGACACCGCAGCTCTGGGGGCTGATCGCGCTCATGGGGCTGGTCGGCAGCACCGCGCACCTGACCATGTCCTGGGCGCTCAAGTACGCCCCGGCCAGCACGCTCGCTCCGATGCAATACCTCGAGATTCCCTTTGCCGCCTTTGTCGGCTACCTGATCTGGGGTGACCTGCTCGGGCCGCTGGCCACGCTGGGCGTCGCCATCACCATCGCATCGGGCCTTTACGTCGTCATGCGCGAGCGGGCCACCGCGGCGCGCGCTCCAGCCCCGAAACCAGTGCATTCAGGTGCGCCACCGACAGGATAA